The sequence TGAAGAAGTGAAAAAAGACATTCAAACCAATCCTGATATTTACACAGCTTGGTTTAAAATTATTTTTGATAAATTTTATCAACACCTTCTTGTATGAGTTTGACCGTCTATAGAAAAGCACATTTCAATGCTGCACATCGTCTCTTCAAAAAGGAATGGAGCGATGCCAAAAATCTAGAAATTTTCGGCAAATGCAGCAACCCCAATTATCACGGTCATAATTATGAACTGGAAGTTGGTATTACAGGTGACATTGATCCCGAAACAGGTTTTTTAATGGATTTAAAAATCTTAAGACAAATTATTGAAGAAGAAGTGGAAACTCCTTTCGATCATAAAAATCTAAACATTGAAGTTCCAGAATTTAAAAGCCTAAACCCAACAGTAGAAATTATTGCAGTTGTAATTTGGAATAAAATAAGAACTCGCATAGATTCAAAATATAAAATTTCTGTAAAACTATACGAAACTCCTCGCAACTTTGTTGTCTACAACGGTCATTGATGATTACTATTTCAACTTTATATCCGCTAAAATTTGAGCCTATACTAAAAGAAAAAGTATGGGGCGGCAATAAGTTGAATACCCTTTTTCAAAAAGAAGCAATTGGTGAAATTGGGGAGAGTTGGGAGATTTCAGGCGTTAACGAAAATGTTTCCGTAGTTTCAAATGGATCATTAAAAGGAAAGTCTCTAAACTGGTTGTTGGAAGTTTATAAACACAAATTGGTTGGCAGAAAAGTATATCGACATTTTGGAAATACATTTCCGTTACTTTTCAAACTTATTGATGCTTGCGAAGACCTTTCTGTCCAAGTTCATCCAGATGATTTTTTGGCGAAGAAAAGGCACAATTCCTTCGGAAAAACTGAAATGTGGTACATTCTAGATGTTGAAAAAGAAGGAAGACTCATTCTCGGCTTTAATGAAAAGATGAGCCAAAAAAAATATTTGAAAGCGCTATCTGAAAATAGAATCACCGAAATTCTAAAATCTGAACCTGTAAAAAAAGGAGATGCTTTTATTCTGAAACCAGGAACAGTCCACGCCATTGGTGCAGGAGTTTTGTTGGCAGAAATTCAGCAAACTTCAGATATAACCTATCGAATTTACGATTGGGAGCGTCCAGACACCAACGGGCAAATGCGGCAATTGCACACCGATTTGGCTTTGGATGCAATAGATTTCAATTCTTCAAAAACTAAATTGGAGTTTTCAGAAGAAAAAAATATTCCTTTAACCATTGGAACCACAGATTTCTTTTCAGTAAATAAACTAATTCTTTCTCAAAACTACATTCGTAATTTTGAAGTAAAAACTTCGTTTACAGTTTATATGTGCTTGGAAGGCACCGCTATAATTGAAACCGACAACTATTCCGAAGAAATAATAAAGGGACAAACCATCTTGATTCCGGCCCAATTGACTGAAATAAAATTCAATACGAATTCTGCAAGCTTTTTAGAAGTGTACATTCCGTAAATCTTCGTATCTTTGCCCGATTTAAAAAATTACCTAGATTAATTATAGCAATAAAAAAGAACAACTAAAATGGCAAACGTAAGAGATTTAAAAAAAGATATTAACTATGTTTTGGGAGATATTATTGAAGCAGTTTACATGTGGGAACTGACCAATGCAG comes from Aequorivita sublithincola DSM 14238 and encodes:
- a CDS encoding 6-pyruvoyl trahydropterin synthase family protein; the encoded protein is MSLTVYRKAHFNAAHRLFKKEWSDAKNLEIFGKCSNPNYHGHNYELEVGITGDIDPETGFLMDLKILRQIIEEEVETPFDHKNLNIEVPEFKSLNPTVEIIAVVIWNKIRTRIDSKYKISVKLYETPRNFVVYNGH
- a CDS encoding type I phosphomannose isomerase catalytic subunit → MITISTLYPLKFEPILKEKVWGGNKLNTLFQKEAIGEIGESWEISGVNENVSVVSNGSLKGKSLNWLLEVYKHKLVGRKVYRHFGNTFPLLFKLIDACEDLSVQVHPDDFLAKKRHNSFGKTEMWYILDVEKEGRLILGFNEKMSQKKYLKALSENRITEILKSEPVKKGDAFILKPGTVHAIGAGVLLAEIQQTSDITYRIYDWERPDTNGQMRQLHTDLALDAIDFNSSKTKLEFSEEKNIPLTIGTTDFFSVNKLILSQNYIRNFEVKTSFTVYMCLEGTAIIETDNYSEEIIKGQTILIPAQLTEIKFNTNSASFLEVYIP